Proteins from a genomic interval of Clostridium sp. M62/1:
- a CDS encoding transcription termination/antitermination NusG family protein produces the protein MSWYVLYCRPGQETEIIESLKQRLPKDALSEAFLFQCERLWRAGGGNWKLIRKEMFPGYVFLESEDSEYLSEKLEAYRGIVRVMEEPGYLIPVYREEEERLRRLCGPEHILRLSYGYRENGVNHVVEGPLKGMERQIVKADWHRRFAQIETAVGGKRTVIWAGLGLPGEMERWKAG, from the coding sequence ATGAGCTGGTATGTACTGTACTGCCGTCCGGGACAGGAGACAGAGATCATAGAGTCCCTGAAACAGCGCCTGCCAAAAGATGCGCTGTCGGAAGCCTTTCTGTTTCAGTGTGAGAGACTGTGGAGGGCCGGCGGCGGGAACTGGAAACTGATCAGAAAAGAAATGTTTCCCGGGTATGTGTTTCTTGAGAGTGAGGATTCTGAATATTTGTCTGAGAAGCTGGAGGCATATCGGGGAATTGTGCGGGTGATGGAGGAGCCGGGATATCTGATTCCTGTATACAGGGAGGAGGAGGAACGGCTCCGCCGCCTGTGCGGCCCCGAACATATTCTTCGCCTTTCCTACGGATACAGGGAAAACGGAGTCAACCATGTGGTGGAAGGCCCGCTGAAAGGAATGGAAAGGCAGATTGTGAAAGCCGACTGGCACAGACGCTTCGCGCAGATCGAGACTGCGGTGGGAGGAAAACGGACTGTGATCTGGGCAGGGCTGGGGCTTCCGGGAGAGATGGAGCGATGGAAGGCCGGATAA
- a CDS encoding amidohydrolase: MAVKEYVSREREYLIGMRRYFHAHPEVSLKEYNTCRKIEEELDKMAVPHERVGETGVYAWIDGKKAEDDFTGEASGRGKRIVALRADIDALAMEDLKDVAYRSVNEGVCHACGHDGHTATLLTAAKILKEKEAEFSGQVRLFFQQAEEIGAGARQFVNAGLLEGVSRVFGAHVASGLDSGKVALTAGPQNASCDYFKISVTGKGAHVSTPQLGIDAAYIASQIVVNLQSIVARSTNPLETVVVGVGVVRAGTQYNIVAEHAEIEGTTRSFLPEVREFTNRRVREIAEQTARMYGAQVQVEFKDFAAPLVNDEEAVREVTEVAGKLTDGENIVANYPKALQADDFADYLAAARGMYAFIGTRNSEKPGSGVAHHHGLFDMDEEALLLSCNLYVDYALWVLGAHGSQEEI; this comes from the coding sequence GTGGCAGTTAAGGAATATGTATCACGGGAGAGAGAGTATCTCATCGGAATGAGGCGGTATTTTCACGCCCACCCGGAGGTCAGCTTAAAAGAGTACAATACCTGCCGGAAAATCGAGGAGGAGCTTGACAAGATGGCGGTTCCCCATGAGAGGGTGGGAGAGACGGGAGTTTATGCCTGGATTGACGGGAAAAAGGCAGAAGATGATTTCACAGGAGAAGCTTCAGGCAGGGGAAAGAGAATCGTGGCCCTGAGGGCTGACATTGACGCCCTGGCCATGGAGGATCTGAAGGATGTGGCCTACCGCTCGGTGAACGAGGGCGTCTGCCATGCCTGCGGCCACGACGGACATACGGCCACTCTGCTGACTGCCGCCAAAATTCTGAAGGAAAAGGAAGCAGAATTTTCCGGGCAGGTACGTCTGTTTTTCCAGCAGGCGGAGGAGATCGGCGCCGGCGCCCGCCAGTTTGTAAACGCGGGGCTGTTGGAGGGCGTTTCAAGAGTCTTTGGCGCCCATGTGGCGAGCGGGCTGGACAGCGGAAAAGTTGCCCTGACAGCAGGCCCTCAGAACGCCAGCTGCGACTATTTTAAGATCAGCGTAACAGGAAAGGGCGCCCATGTCTCCACTCCTCAGCTGGGAATTGACGCAGCCTACATCGCCTCCCAGATTGTGGTAAACCTTCAGAGCATTGTTGCCAGAAGCACGAATCCGCTGGAGACAGTGGTGGTAGGCGTCGGCGTGGTGAGGGCCGGAACTCAGTACAACATCGTAGCGGAACATGCTGAGATCGAGGGAACAACCAGAAGCTTCCTCCCAGAGGTGAGAGAGTTTACGAACAGAAGGGTGAGGGAGATTGCAGAGCAGACCGCCAGGATGTATGGGGCCCAGGTTCAGGTGGAATTTAAAGATTTTGCAGCTCCCCTGGTCAATGATGAGGAGGCAGTCAGAGAGGTGACAGAGGTCGCCGGGAAACTGACAGACGGAGAAAATATAGTGGCAAACTATCCGAAGGCGCTGCAGGCAGACGATTTTGCAGACTATCTGGCCGCTGCCAGGGGAATGTACGCCTTCATCGGAACGAGAAACAGCGAAAAGCCCGGAAGCGGGGTAGCCCACCATCACGGGCTGTTTGACATGGATGAGGAAGCACTGCTCCTGTCCTGCAACCTGTATGTGGACTATGCGCTGTGGGTACTTGGAGCACACGGCAGTCAGGAAGAGATATAA
- a CDS encoding glycosyltransferase family 4 protein, giving the protein MKKVLFVATVVKTHINVFHIPFLKLFKDKGYETYVCARNDFVNKNECIIPYCDYYHDIPFSRQPFHLDNIKAYYRLKKVIEDNHFDIIHCHTPVGGAITRLIKKNMPDLNAKLIYTAHGFHFFKGAKLTNWIIYYPIEKWLAQYTDILITINQEDYERAKSFKCGELRLVNGIGIKFPEYGLSNAEIEEKREQLSLEKKDIVLVSVGELIQRKNHALVIKALGQLKKPHIKYLICGNGRLEKKLTELIEKNGLRKQVYLLGFRNDINAICQVSDIFLFPSLQEGLPVALMEAMANKMPVIATDIRGNHDLIQNNEGGILISPNSTEDMKNAILYLTANSHLWPKMGEKNFQAVQNYALDKIVKEMQEIYFGNNT; this is encoded by the coding sequence ATGAAAAAAGTTTTGTTTGTAGCTACTGTAGTAAAAACCCATATCAATGTGTTTCATATTCCTTTTTTAAAATTATTTAAAGATAAAGGGTATGAAACTTATGTGTGTGCTAGAAATGATTTTGTTAATAAAAATGAATGCATAATTCCATATTGCGATTATTACCATGATATTCCTTTTTCTAGACAACCGTTCCATTTAGATAATATTAAAGCATATTATCGATTGAAAAAAGTTATTGAAGATAACCATTTTGATATAATACATTGCCATACTCCTGTCGGAGGTGCTATAACGCGGCTTATTAAGAAAAATATGCCAGATTTAAACGCTAAATTAATTTATACAGCTCATGGATTTCATTTTTTTAAAGGAGCTAAACTGACAAACTGGATTATTTATTATCCAATAGAAAAATGGCTTGCCCAATATACGGATATTCTAATTACCATTAATCAGGAAGATTATGAAAGGGCAAAAAGTTTTAAGTGTGGGGAGCTGAGGCTAGTAAATGGAATCGGAATTAAATTTCCGGAATACGGGCTGAGCAACGCTGAAATAGAAGAAAAAAGAGAGCAGCTTTCACTGGAAAAAAAGGATATAGTTCTAGTTTCAGTTGGTGAACTAATTCAGAGGAAAAACCATGCTTTGGTGATAAAAGCACTCGGACAATTAAAAAAACCACATATTAAATATCTTATATGCGGAAACGGTAGACTAGAGAAAAAATTAACAGAGCTAATAGAAAAAAATGGGTTGAGAAAACAAGTTTATTTACTGGGCTTTCGGAATGATATTAATGCAATATGCCAAGTATCAGATATATTTCTCTTTCCTTCTTTGCAGGAGGGACTTCCTGTTGCCTTGATGGAAGCTATGGCGAATAAGATGCCCGTAATAGCTACAGATATAAGAGGAAATCACGATCTGATACAGAACAATGAAGGAGGAATTTTGATATCACCCAATTCGACAGAAGATATGAAAAATGCAATTTTATATCTAACAGCTAATTCTCATCTATGGCCCAAAATGGGAGAGAAAAATTTCCAGGCGGTTCAAAACTATGCTTTAGATAAAATCGTAAAGGAAATGCAGGAAATATACTTTGGAAATAATACATAG
- a CDS encoding polysialyltransferase family glycosyltransferase, whose translation MVKRLFVCNTPYQLIVAFMLFRQLSREGDINDIILTNNFRNSEKVSKRLSEIKFFHRVYYATINSVLFPKEWKSRVRKILLFLFPERGVKKCLGEMLLGDYDEIYYNNDDLFLYNISYLCMKKKKDVKIFRFEEGYSTYITPFCSVRAKKLCDIRNRWYRVGKFSDGFSGSYFYEPSLVLYSSSTPFFTLNRDRSEEFKQMVSQLFEIPAQYRGIKEEWIVFEESFYEDTGFSADLDLYKRINGILKEDMIVKMHPRSKKDRFTPEMIKTLQNDGIPWEAVLLSGAVGSKKFISLASGSIINSQLLLGKLGESWLLYRCTSQQIPNLNTEFEYFLKKLIDKGILTNLHVPDSFEDLERKLEERVI comes from the coding sequence ATGGTGAAAAGGCTGTTTGTATGTAATACTCCATATCAGCTAATTGTAGCATTTATGCTTTTCAGGCAGCTGAGCAGAGAGGGTGATATAAATGATATTATTTTAACGAATAATTTCCGTAATTCAGAAAAAGTCAGCAAAAGATTATCAGAGATAAAATTTTTCCACAGGGTGTATTATGCTACAATCAACAGCGTACTATTTCCCAAAGAATGGAAAAGCAGAGTGAGAAAAATTTTACTGTTTTTGTTCCCGGAGAGGGGAGTAAAAAAGTGTTTAGGAGAAATGCTTTTAGGAGATTATGATGAGATATATTATAATAACGACGATTTGTTTTTATATAATATTTCCTATCTCTGTATGAAAAAGAAAAAAGATGTAAAGATTTTCAGATTTGAAGAGGGTTATTCTACATATATTACTCCATTCTGTTCGGTGCGTGCAAAAAAACTCTGTGATATAAGAAATAGATGGTATCGTGTAGGGAAATTTTCAGACGGTTTTTCGGGCTCTTATTTTTACGAACCATCCCTTGTTCTATATTCCTCATCCACTCCGTTCTTTACTCTGAACAGAGACAGAAGCGAGGAATTTAAACAAATGGTTTCCCAATTATTTGAAATACCTGCTCAATACCGAGGGATAAAAGAAGAGTGGATTGTGTTTGAGGAAAGTTTTTATGAAGATACAGGTTTTTCGGCAGATTTGGATTTGTATAAAAGAATAAATGGTATTTTAAAAGAGGATATGATTGTTAAGATGCATCCCAGAAGTAAAAAAGACAGATTTACTCCCGAAATGATCAAAACACTACAAAATGACGGGATACCATGGGAAGCTGTTCTGCTGTCTGGAGCGGTAGGAAGTAAAAAATTTATTTCTCTGGCTAGCGGAAGTATTATTAATTCCCAACTGCTATTAGGTAAGTTAGGGGAGTCGTGGTTGTTATACAGATGTACTTCTCAACAGATTCCTAACCTCAATACTGAATTTGAATATTTTCTAAAAAAATTGATAGATAAGGGAATTTTGACGAATCTCCATGTTCCAGATTCTTTTGAGGACTTAGAAAGAAAACTTGAAGAGAGGGTAATATGA
- a CDS encoding glycosyltransferase family 2 protein, with the protein MLISIVIPVFNVEKYLEECINSVLKQSFQDYEIILVDDGSQDKSGEMCDYYAGICEKITVIHKKNGGLSDARNVGVKAAKGEYILFLDSDDYIASESLEEVAQKAVNSRNKIDVFFLEAVKFYPDGREEPLGDGYEKRLIEGQSKNTVMQHLAYLPKFPGSACSKMVSRELIERHNLYFQEGLLSEDIEWTVRLLKAAQTFGYTETPFYYYRQQREGSITNTFGIKNIESLLYIVEKFSSHSLLENSFQNSINSFMAYEFVIILYHYALLDKKERRMVKESLRRNRWILRYGLSRKTKIINLAVSVFGMSVTSYLLKIYKNRK; encoded by the coding sequence ATGCTTATTAGTATTGTTATTCCGGTTTTTAATGTGGAAAAGTATCTTGAAGAGTGCATAAATAGCGTGTTAAAACAAAGCTTTCAAGATTATGAAATTATTCTGGTGGACGATGGCTCACAGGATAAAAGTGGAGAAATGTGTGATTATTATGCAGGTATCTGCGAGAAAATTACTGTGATTCATAAAAAAAATGGAGGACTTTCAGATGCGCGAAATGTAGGAGTTAAAGCAGCAAAAGGAGAGTATATATTATTTTTAGACTCGGATGACTATATAGCCAGTGAAAGCCTAGAAGAAGTTGCCCAAAAAGCTGTTAACAGCAGGAATAAGATAGACGTTTTCTTTTTAGAGGCTGTTAAATTTTATCCAGATGGAAGAGAGGAACCACTGGGAGATGGTTATGAAAAGAGGCTGATCGAGGGGCAGAGTAAGAATACTGTAATGCAGCATTTAGCGTATCTTCCCAAGTTTCCAGGAAGTGCTTGTTCAAAGATGGTTTCCCGAGAACTGATAGAACGTCATAATCTGTATTTCCAAGAAGGACTGCTGTCAGAAGACATTGAATGGACGGTCCGTTTATTAAAAGCAGCCCAGACCTTCGGATACACAGAAACACCATTTTATTATTATAGGCAGCAGAGAGAAGGCTCAATAACCAATACTTTTGGAATAAAAAATATTGAGAGCTTATTGTACATAGTAGAAAAGTTCAGCAGCCATTCTCTGCTAGAAAACAGCTTTCAAAATAGTATTAATTCTTTTATGGCATATGAATTTGTGATAATTCTATATCATTATGCTTTATTAGATAAAAAGGAAAGGAGAATGGTAAAAGAATCTTTAAGGAGAAATCGTTGGATTTTAAGATATGGCCTGTCGAGGAAAACGAAAATCATTAATTTAGCTGTATCAGTATTTGGAATGAGTGTTACCTCGTACCTGTTAAAAATTTATAAAAACAGAAAATAG
- a CDS encoding oligosaccharide flippase family protein, whose protein sequence is MNNQYKYLMKNTGILTLSNFSSKILVFLLVPLYTSTLTTSEYGIYDLVLSTIQLLFPLLTLNIADGVMRFSMEKSHEKNEIISIATIYVAGGILGGSLLLVVNRLFGIWKDIEGMEILILLYYIFYMLNQLLLQFAKGQERIKDLGIAGIVGTVSMLLFNLFFLCVTKSGLKGFFAANILGQAIPTIYYFFRLRIWEYIGASFNRQLHMELIAYSFPLLFSTLGWWINNTADKYVVFFLCGAAANGLLSIAYKIPSILNTFQSIFIQAWQVSAIREYGTAEAKIFYKSAFLYSNACMCVMCSGLIAMSKIIAKILFANEFYSAWVYVPFLLVSSAVNAASGFLGPILSAEKKSKEMAKSAVYGVLANIILNLCLVIGIGVQGAALATAISSLVIFYVRKKAVGTILSAGDYRLIYCAWSVLFIESALEIWLPCSFTTWFCVLVILILYRKVIFYGLKIIRGRFKKI, encoded by the coding sequence ATGAATAATCAGTACAAATATTTAATGAAAAACACAGGCATATTAACGCTCAGTAATTTTTCATCAAAAATATTAGTCTTTTTGCTCGTCCCTCTATATACAAGTACCCTGACTACTTCTGAATATGGTATATACGATTTGGTGTTATCAACAATACAGCTATTGTTTCCCCTTCTGACGTTAAATATTGCAGACGGAGTTATGCGGTTTTCTATGGAAAAGTCGCATGAGAAAAATGAGATCATCAGTATAGCTACAATATATGTTGCTGGTGGTATTTTGGGGGGAAGTTTGCTGCTGGTAGTTAATCGGCTATTTGGGATTTGGAAAGACATTGAGGGAATGGAGATATTAATACTTCTGTATTATATCTTTTATATGTTGAACCAGTTATTGCTTCAGTTTGCTAAAGGACAGGAGCGGATCAAGGATCTGGGAATTGCCGGTATTGTAGGAACAGTATCCATGCTCTTGTTCAATCTCTTTTTTCTGTGTGTGACAAAAAGCGGTTTGAAGGGCTTTTTTGCTGCCAATATACTCGGACAGGCCATCCCTACCATATACTATTTTTTTCGTCTTCGCATATGGGAATATATCGGAGCATCGTTTAACAGACAGTTGCACATGGAACTGATAGCCTATTCTTTTCCGCTGTTATTCTCAACATTAGGATGGTGGATTAATAATACAGCAGATAAGTATGTGGTTTTCTTCCTATGTGGAGCTGCAGCTAATGGACTCCTTTCAATTGCATACAAAATTCCTAGTATTTTGAATACATTTCAAAGTATTTTTATCCAGGCGTGGCAGGTATCGGCAATCAGGGAGTATGGGACAGCGGAGGCAAAGATATTTTATAAAAGCGCTTTTCTGTACTCCAATGCATGTATGTGCGTTATGTGTTCAGGATTGATTGCAATGTCAAAAATAATAGCAAAAATTTTATTTGCCAATGAATTTTATAGTGCATGGGTGTATGTACCTTTTTTACTGGTTAGTAGTGCAGTGAATGCTGCGTCAGGATTTTTGGGACCGATTTTGTCAGCGGAAAAAAAATCTAAGGAAATGGCTAAATCTGCGGTATATGGAGTGTTGGCTAATATCATCCTAAATCTATGTCTTGTGATTGGAATAGGGGTTCAGGGGGCAGCCCTTGCCACAGCTATATCAAGTCTTGTAATTTTTTATGTCAGAAAAAAAGCAGTAGGAACCATTTTATCAGCAGGGGACTACAGACTTATTTACTGTGCATGGTCAGTTCTTTTCATAGAATCTGCATTGGAGATTTGGCTCCCCTGTTCTTTTACTACATGGTTTTGTGTTCTTGTAATTCTTATATTGTACAGAAAAGTTATTTTTTATGGATTAAAAATTATTAGAGGAAGGTTTAAGAAAATATGA
- a CDS encoding O-antigen ligase family protein yields MNIPHKTYIRYNSVIGVGVLLFFGMNVFTNAVSLIPSELYYRVLLLVELILAGGTILVSRRLTKKSFQTAVLIISVQILSYTFTTLMSGYVCLDLHRLLSMVLMILAMYYIPFHSYITRRFFERFLNGILLGGLLSIVYNMILNWQVIGSFNMSLIMVNTFKFKAIFLTRSNFCLLLCISSAICIYRRKKNTLFYSILLLIFTGNILLTNARTSILAVLAMFLYEIWNGKRGKRRKILLILIGGVILCFMPWNAIIEKISTFVKEYPLLFVRNNSDITNGRLGLWKDALEGTNFLSVFIGHGIGAKDAYLSSLGSEYGSFHSMYVDLFFEGGFFLLSLFFFFIMTVIRSIKKSNLNFNNKKLFFELFIVIGVSGFGDAIATPFLLDTSSLLATLLLFTCPITLINGIKENPQIDKIYRKEYLTRAKDGEKAVCM; encoded by the coding sequence ATGAATATACCGCACAAAACATATATCAGGTACAACAGTGTTATTGGAGTAGGGGTGCTGCTGTTTTTCGGAATGAATGTTTTTACGAATGCAGTCAGTCTGATACCATCTGAACTATATTACCGTGTTCTGCTTCTAGTAGAATTGATTCTTGCAGGAGGAACAATTTTGGTAAGTCGACGACTGACGAAGAAATCTTTTCAGACAGCAGTTTTAATTATATCAGTACAGATACTTTCCTACACTTTCACGACTCTGATGTCAGGATATGTATGTCTGGATCTGCATAGACTTTTGAGTATGGTATTAATGATATTGGCTATGTATTATATACCATTTCATTCATACATAACAAGAAGATTTTTTGAAAGATTTCTGAACGGCATACTTTTGGGAGGCCTTCTATCAATTGTTTATAATATGATTTTAAACTGGCAGGTCATAGGCAGCTTTAATATGTCCTTGATTATGGTAAATACCTTTAAATTTAAGGCTATTTTTCTGACGCGATCGAATTTCTGTCTGTTGCTTTGCATTTCGTCCGCTATCTGTATTTATCGGAGAAAGAAGAATACATTATTTTATAGTATATTATTGTTAATATTTACAGGGAATATTCTTCTGACCAATGCCAGGACATCAATTTTAGCAGTTTTGGCTATGTTTCTGTATGAAATTTGGAATGGAAAACGAGGAAAGCGAAGGAAGATACTTTTGATTCTAATAGGGGGGGTAATTTTATGTTTTATGCCATGGAACGCAATTATTGAGAAGATCAGTACCTTTGTGAAAGAATATCCGCTTCTATTTGTAAGAAATAACAGTGATATTACGAATGGGAGACTTGGACTATGGAAAGATGCTCTGGAAGGAACAAATTTTCTCAGTGTTTTTATTGGACATGGAATTGGAGCAAAGGATGCCTATTTAAGCAGTCTGGGATCAGAATACGGTTCCTTTCATAGCATGTATGTAGATTTGTTTTTTGAAGGCGGTTTTTTCCTTTTAAGCTTATTTTTCTTTTTTATAATGACAGTTATTAGGAGTATAAAAAAAAGTAATTTGAATTTTAATAATAAGAAGTTATTTTTTGAACTGTTTATTGTAATTGGGGTGTCAGGCTTTGGTGATGCCATTGCTACTCCGTTTTTACTGGATACGTCCAGTTTATTAGCAACATTATTACTGTTTACCTGCCCCATCACTTTGATTAATGGTATAAAAGAAAATCCTCAAATAGATAAAATTTATAGAAAGGAATACTTAACAAGAGCAAAAGATGGTGAAAAGGCTGTTTGTATGTAA
- a CDS encoding sugar transferase: MKNYEQYKRLMRSFFCIMLLAAQVIMFWYVWRETYSPLMESPYWRKGHWLIAAVYLFLVFIFPRIYGGWQVGYLRVFNIVYSQFLGTLLANVTMYFIITLLTKHFENPGMLILMTICQTVVIVLWAVITNRIYQRAYPPRKVLLVYGDRPAAGLMKKLHTREDRFEIGEMVHISEGVERIEARIVDEEKGYGGVVICDIPSGERNRILKYCYGRGIRTYTTPKISDVLIRSAESQHMFDTPLLMSRNTGLTIEQRAIKRAVDIVISLAACIPAVPIMAIVALCIKLDDGGRVFYKQKRLTEGGREFFVYKFRSMREDAEKDGVARLAGENDDRITRVGHVIRAIRFDEIPQLINILKGDMSIVGPRPERPEIAKDYAKEIPEFAYRLKAKAGLTGYAQVYGKYNTTAYDKLKLDLMYVQNYSLRLDFEIIFKTVQILFMKESTEGVEDGQVTAVTKRENR; this comes from the coding sequence ATGAAGAATTACGAACAGTATAAGCGGCTGATGAGGAGCTTCTTCTGTATCATGCTGCTTGCGGCTCAGGTTATCATGTTCTGGTATGTGTGGAGGGAAACCTACAGTCCGCTGATGGAAAGCCCCTATTGGAGGAAAGGACACTGGCTGATCGCTGCGGTGTATCTGTTCCTCGTCTTTATATTTCCGAGAATTTACGGAGGCTGGCAGGTGGGTTATCTGAGAGTGTTTAATATTGTCTACTCCCAGTTCCTTGGGACACTCCTTGCCAATGTGACCATGTATTTCATTATCACACTCCTCACGAAGCATTTTGAAAATCCCGGTATGCTGATCCTGATGACGATATGCCAGACAGTGGTAATTGTCCTGTGGGCAGTGATCACGAACAGGATTTACCAGAGGGCCTATCCACCCAGAAAGGTTCTTCTGGTGTACGGTGACCGGCCGGCAGCAGGGCTGATGAAAAAGCTCCATACCAGGGAGGACCGGTTTGAGATCGGAGAGATGGTACATATCTCAGAGGGTGTTGAAAGAATAGAAGCCAGGATAGTGGACGAGGAGAAGGGTTACGGAGGAGTCGTCATCTGCGATATTCCAAGCGGAGAGAGAAACCGGATTTTAAAATACTGTTACGGAAGGGGAATCCGGACCTACACAACGCCGAAGATTTCAGATGTACTTATAAGGAGTGCTGAGAGCCAGCACATGTTTGATACACCCCTTTTAATGTCGAGAAATACGGGACTTACTATTGAACAGAGAGCCATCAAACGGGCAGTGGACATTGTGATCTCCCTGGCGGCCTGCATACCGGCTGTGCCCATTATGGCAATCGTGGCCCTGTGCATCAAGTTAGATGACGGGGGAAGGGTGTTCTACAAGCAGAAGCGGCTGACGGAAGGCGGAAGAGAGTTCTTTGTATATAAGTTTCGGAGTATGAGAGAGGATGCGGAGAAGGACGGTGTGGCAAGGCTTGCCGGAGAGAATGATGACCGGATTACGAGAGTGGGCCATGTCATACGGGCTATCCGGTTCGACGAGATCCCGCAGCTTATCAATATATTGAAAGGCGATATGAGCATTGTGGGTCCCAGACCGGAGCGGCCGGAGATAGCGAAGGACTATGCGAAAGAGATTCCAGAGTTTGCCTACCGGCTGAAAGCGAAAGCCGGGCTTACAGGGTACGCACAGGTGTATGGAAAGTATAATACGACGGCCTATGACAAGCTGAAGCTGGACCTGATGTATGTGCAGAATTACAGTCTCAGGCTGGATTTTGAGATTATATTCAAAACAGTACAGATTCTGTTTATGAAGGAGAGTACAGAAGGGGTGGAGGATGGACAGGTGACGGCGGTAACTAAACGGGAGAACAGATAA
- a CDS encoding acyl carrier protein, producing MEPLRLLQEILSEYTDAAVTPSASLIEDLGLDSFLIVYFLTQAEERLGFQIDESEFETIVTIGDVLELAEKAKQS from the coding sequence ATGGAACCACTCAGACTGCTTCAGGAAATCCTGAGCGAATACACCGACGCCGCTGTCACCCCCTCCGCCTCCCTCATTGAGGATCTGGGGCTGGACTCTTTTCTGATCGTCTACTTTCTCACACAGGCAGAGGAGCGCCTGGGCTTTCAGATAGACGAGTCAGAGTTTGAAACGATTGTCACCATCGGTGATGTGCTGGAGCTGGCAGAAAAGGCGAAGCAGTCCTGA